GGCCCTGCAGCCAGGCCAGGCTGCCGCGCAGGCCCCAGAGCGGATGCAGGCGCTGCGGCGTGGTGTCGCTCAACACGGGGCTCAGCGCATCCAGGCGCTGCAGGCGTTCGGCCAGGCCGGCCGCATCCGCGCAGCTGGCCGAGATGCGCGCCGCCAGGAACAGGCTGTGCCACATGCCCCAGTCGCCATAGCCGCGCGGGTGCTCCTGCAGGCGCTGCCGCATCTGCGCCAGCGCCTGCTCATGCTCGCCCTGCAGCAGCGCCAGCACGGCGCGCAGGGCCAGGCCATGGTGGCGCGCGATCGCCTGCTCGCCGGTCCATTGCGCATCGGCCTCGGCGCGCGCCAGCAGTTGGCGGGCATCGTCCAGCCGGCCCTGCCAGGTCTGCAACCAGGCCTGCGTCAACAGCGCCAGGCCGCGCAACGGCAGCGGCTGGTCGCCCACCACCGCCAGCGCGCCCTCGGCCCAGCGCGCCAGCCAGGGCGAGATGCCGCGGCACAGGGTCTGGCGCGGCGGCGGCACGGTGGCAAACCACAGGCCCGGTTCGAGCTGGCGCTCCAGCTGCTTCACCAGCTCGGCAAAGGCCGGCGCCACCGCGTTGAAGTGGCAGGATTCCAGCGCCAGCCAGGTGCGCGCCAGCGCCAGCGCGGCCTGGGTCTCGAGATCGTCGCGGCCCGCCGCCTCGATATCGGCCTCCGGCTCGGCCACCAGCTCGCCGGCCTGCGCCAGGCGCCCCAGCGCCACCAGGGTGATGGCGCGATGGGCGCGGGCACGGCCGGCCTGCAGCGTCGCGCCGCGCGCGCTGAACAGGCGCTCGGCCAGGGCCAGATGGTGCTCGGCCTGGCGGCTTTCCCAGCTGGCCCAGTCCACCATGCCCTGCACGCGCTGCAGCTCGGCGCTGCTGGCGGCCAGGTCGGCCGGGAACTGCTGGCACAGGCGCCGCAGGATCTCGACGCCGCCGCGCTGCGGCGCGATGCCGGGGGCGGCCTCCAGCAGGGCAGCGGCCGCCTGCTGGTGAGCGCCGGCGGCCAGCATCAGGCCCTGGCGGCGCACCGCATCGGTCTCCACCGCGGCGGCGCGCAGCAGCAGCGCCGCCTCGTCCTGCGGGCGCTCCTGGCGCAGGCGGTGGCGCAGCGCATCGCGGAACAGGTCGTGCAGGCGCAGCGTCGGCTGCGCCTCGTCGATCAGCACCGCGAACAGGCCCTGGCGCTGGATCGCCTCCAGCCAGCGCGCCGGCCGCACCTCGCCGCTGACGGCGGCACAGCGCGCCGGGTCCAGCTCCTGCAGCACCGAGGTGTCGAGCAGGAAGCGGCGCAGCTGCGGGTCCAGGCCCTCCAGCACCTCGCTGGTGAGCAGCTCGAAGGCGGCGCGGTCGATGCTGGCCTCGCTGCGCGGCTCGCCGCTGAGGGCGCCGCTGAGCGCCAGCCGCAAGCCGGCCGGCCAGCCGGCGCTGCGCGCATGCAGCTGGCGCGCCGCCGCCTCGCCGAGGCCCGCGGCGCACAGCAGCTCGCAGCTCTCGGCCTCGCTGAAACGCAGCTGGGCCTCGCCAAACTCCACCAGCGCGCCGCTGCCGCGCAGCCGCGCCAAGCGCAGCGCCGGCGCCTGGCGCGCCGTCATCGCGAGGCTCCAGCGCGGGCTCAGGTATTGCAGCAGCAGATCCAGAAAGCGCAGCACCGGCTCGCTGGCCAGGTGCTGCACATCGTCCAGCGCGATCACGCCATGCGGCGCCTCGCAGGCATCCAGCGCATTCGCCAGCGCCGCCACCAGCTCGGGCAGGGCCTCGCCGCGGCCGGCCAGGTCCAGCAGATGCTCGGGCGCGACGCGCCAGGGCGGGTCGTAGGGTTCCAGCGCGCTGAGCAGGCATTCGATCAGCTGGCGCAGCTCGTCGCCCGCTTCCAGCGATACCCAGACGCGCGCCCAGTCGGCCGGCTGCTGCTCCAGCACGCGCGCCAGCAAGGCGGTCTTGCCAAAGCCGGCGGGCGCGCTGAGCAGCACCGCCTGCGCTTCGCCCAGGGCCTGGGCCAGCATTTGCTCCAGGGCCGGGCGGGCCAGCAGGGTGGCGCCACGCAGGCGCGGGGGGCGGATCTTGGAAGCCGGGATCACCATGCCCGGATCTTAAGAGCCCCCGCGATGCCGCCTCAGTTCGCCGCCAGCCCCGCCGAGCCCATCGGCAGTCCGCCCACCGCACCCAGCGGCATCAGCGCGCCGTCGTGGCCGATCTTGAACGAGACGATCTGCAGGGCGCGCGAGGCCAGCACATGCAGTTGCTGGCCGTCCGGCGTGGCCGCGGCGTCGAGCGCGCCGGCGTTGGTGCCGGTGAGGCCGGCCTGCGCCGCCATCAGGCTGATCGCGCCCTGGGGGCCGATGGCATAGCTGCTGATGCTGCTGCTGCCGGCGTTGGAGACATAGGCATAACGCCCATTGGGCGTGACCGCCACCCAGCAAGCCGCGGTCTGGGTGGTGGGCACGGGGCCACTCACCAGCTGCGGGCCCTTGAAGGGATGCTCGCCGA
This portion of the Paucibacter sediminis genome encodes:
- a CDS encoding helix-turn-helix transcriptional regulator; protein product: MVIPASKIRPPRLRGATLLARPALEQMLAQALGEAQAVLLSAPAGFGKTALLARVLEQQPADWARVWVSLEAGDELRQLIECLLSALEPYDPPWRVAPEHLLDLAGRGEALPELVAALANALDACEAPHGVIALDDVQHLASEPVLRFLDLLLQYLSPRWSLAMTARQAPALRLARLRGSGALVEFGEAQLRFSEAESCELLCAAGLGEAAARQLHARSAGWPAGLRLALSGALSGEPRSEASIDRAAFELLTSEVLEGLDPQLRRFLLDTSVLQELDPARCAAVSGEVRPARWLEAIQRQGLFAVLIDEAQPTLRLHDLFRDALRHRLRQERPQDEAALLLRAAAVETDAVRRQGLMLAAGAHQQAAAALLEAAPGIAPQRGGVEILRRLCQQFPADLAASSAELQRVQGMVDWASWESRQAEHHLALAERLFSARGATLQAGRARAHRAITLVALGRLAQAGELVAEPEADIEAAGRDDLETQAALALARTWLALESCHFNAVAPAFAELVKQLERQLEPGLWFATVPPPRQTLCRGISPWLARWAEGALAVVGDQPLPLRGLALLTQAWLQTWQGRLDDARQLLARAEADAQWTGEQAIARHHGLALRAVLALLQGEHEQALAQMRQRLQEHPRGYGDWGMWHSLFLAARISASCADAAGLAERLQRLDALSPVLSDTTPQRLHPLWGLRGSLAWLQGRFAEAEACWREALGDENALDLYGQVAEVRVRLALLLARRQQLAAAASLLLPCLAEAQPGGALFALAALRELAALAWGDALPAAALAQLRAWGEPASPAPAAAAMPAATEGLSAREQEVLALMARGTANKLIARELDLSPHTVKRHVANILTKLGLASRGQAAAWWLTQARD